The following are encoded together in the Citrus sinensis cultivar Valencia sweet orange chromosome 1, DVS_A1.0, whole genome shotgun sequence genome:
- the LOC102621897 gene encoding uncharacterized protein LOC102621897 yields MDSDRPPHRSTSNSSSSATATTTTTTTNICTTNTSSELFICFTSRLSSSSSMKLPSKSILSPGRGRDSSQISLSTSLSRRLRNSGSLKGGQASPMFPATATNGKKRGCSFETPEPSSPKVTCIGQVRVKTKKQGKKMRARSRREVSFRRTEQGATNISINSTSTNSNCNSHNNLDVNHYQDFVQGHPQECLPHRNQRWVHLPVTICEALRTFGAEFNCFLPCRSSCMASNNKEEKVNHHHHRPNGDANANRSDSSCGAVFARWLVVGGEEERNCSVVEAQDEDDMPRRSQRRHVFEDIVIEGDKCELKNEIFGEEKEKEEEEQEEGRVSICIPPKNALLLMRCRSDPVKMAALANRFWECPPPQEDEAAENEEEEEAEEEVRKTIIEEARIPEAEAEQEAELEAQAQVEAESEGVSEVVQEEEEVEEKEEEEEDKQVLDQPAVLEEAAAESDSYTEALPDPDNEQNIAQLVQENENFLEDETEPAPKLEKREAFDDIEDIRPSFSCSSEVFSQQEQESEVAVAEDSAEKREEEEEEEEEEKETETTSERSEPDEPEMGQESKEGESHKENLLPDCLLLMMCEPKLSMEVSKETWVCSTDFIRWQPSEKKPPPQTVNKTDGCDEKPKKRVSVDNATPAPQQQQQQKQPQLSMQPPRSSCSFPAAPPLPPALGAPSVKTMNIMIEQKLVGAKPSSYEPFALTRCKSEPRKQSAKLAPETCFWKNRKIEPHRPATLGVGAAGVGF; encoded by the coding sequence ATGGACAGTGATAGACCCCCCCATCGCAGCACaagcaacagcagcagcagtgCAACCgctacaacaacaacaacaacaactaaTATTTGTACTACAAACACAAGTAGTGAGCTGTTCATTTGTTTCACTTCGCGCTTATCTTCTTCATCCTCCATGAAACTCCCTTCCAAATCAATCTTGAGCCCCGGCCGTGGTAGAGATTCCTCACAAATCTCCCTCTCAACTTCTCTGAGCAGAAGGCTGAGGAACAGTGGGAGCTTAAAAGGTGGCCAGGCTTCACCCATGTTCCCGGCAACCGCTACTAATGGGAAGAAACGAGGCTGTTCTTTTGAGACCCCTGAGCCGTCTTCGCCTAAAGTTACTTGTATTGGTCAAGTGAGGGTTAAAACCAAGAAGCAAGGGAAGAAGATGAGGGCAAGATCCCGAAGGGAAGTCAGCTTCAGGAGAACAGAACAAGGGGCTACTAACATCAGCATCAACAGCACAAGCACGAACAGTAACTGTAACAGCCACAACAATCTTGATGTGAATCATTATCAAGATTTTGTGCAAGGTCACCCACAAGAATGCTTGCCGCACAGAAACCAAAGATGGGTTCATTTGCCTGTGACAATATGTGAGGCTTTGAGGACATTTGGAGCTGAGTTTAATTGCTTTTTGCCTTGTAGATCTTCTTGCATGGCGAGCAATAACAAGGAAGAGAAAGTGAACCATCACCACCACCGCCCAAATGGTGATGCAAATGCAAATAGAAGCGATAGCTCTTGTGGGGCAGTGTTTGCTAGGTGGCTGGTGGTGggaggagaagaagagaggAATTGCAGCGTTGTTGAAGcacaagatgaagatgatatGCCGAGGAGGAGTCAGAGGAGGCATGTCTTTGAGGATATTGTGATTGAAGGAGATAAATGTGAGCTCAAAAATGAGATCTTTggtgaagaaaaagaaaaagaagaagaagaacaagaagaaggcAGAGTGAGTATTTGTATTCCGCCaaagaatgctttgttactgATGAGGTGTAGATCTGATCCTGTTAAAATGGCTGCTCTTGCTAATCGTTTTTGGGAATGCCCTCCTCCTCAAGAAGATGAAGCAGCTGAAaatgaagaggaagaagaagcagaagaagaagTGAGAAAGACAATCATTGAAGAAGCTAGAATCCCAGAAGCAGAAGCTGAACAAGAAGCAGAATTAGAAGCGCAAGCACAAGTAGAAGCTGAAAGCGAAGGAGTCAGTGAAGTAGTacaagaagaagaggaagtagaagaaaaagaagaagaagaagaagataaacaAGTACTGGACCAGCCAGCTGTGTTAGAAGAAGCAGCTGCTGAAAGTGATTCTTACACAGAAGCACTTCCAGATCCAGACAATGAACAAAATATAGCCCAGTTggtgcaagaaaatgaaaacttcCTTGAAGATGAGACTGAACCAGCTCcaaaattagagaaaagaGAAGCTTTTGACGACATTGAAGACATAAGGCCAAgcttttcttgttcttctgaaGTATTCTCACAGCAAGAGCAAGAATCTGAAGTTGCAGTAGCAGAGGATTCAGCGGAAAAgagagaggaagaggaagaggaagaggaggaagaaaaagaaacggAGACGACAAGTGAAAGATCCGAACCCGATGAACCGGAAATGGGTCAAGAGTCAAAGGAGGGAGAGAGTCATAAAGAGAACTTGCTGCCGGATTGCTTGCTGTTAATGATGTGTGAGCCGAAGCTGTCAATGGAGGTATCGAAAGAGACTTGGGTCTGCAGTACGGACTTCATTAGATGGCAGCCGTCGGAGAAAAAGCCACCGCCGCAAACAGTCAACAAAACGGACGGCTGTGATGAGAAGCCCAAGAAGAGAGTCAGCGTGGACAACGCAACTCCTGCGccgcagcagcagcagcagcagaagCAGCCCCAGTTGTCAATGCAGCCGCCGAGGTCATCTTGCTCTTTCCCAGCGGCTCCACCCTTGCCTCCGGCTCTCGGCGCGCCGTCCGTGAAAACGATGAACATCATGATAGAGCAAAAGCTCGTGGGAGCCAAGCCGTCTTCTTACGAGCCGTTTGCGCTCACGCGCTGCAAGTCCGAGCCGAGGAAACAGTCTGCTAAGCTCGCGCCCGAGACTTGCTTTTGGAAGAACAGAAAGATCGAGCCGCATCGCCCAGCTACGCTCGGGGTCGGTGCGGCTGGAGTCGGGTTTTGA
- the LOC102621510 gene encoding uncharacterized protein LOC102621510 translates to MLQTHHLLSLNFPFTVSHHPQKLNFLQKPTISLSAFPRRRPLIEPYCLAQAQEPTTNITAPTTSEEGPVELPQSIFATTDEPSSLQVATSVLLTGAISVFLFRALRRRAKRAKELKFRSSGAKKSLKDEALDNLKALGSSSIDAKGPPSPVQALLGGLTAGVIAIILYKFTTTIEAALNRQTISDNFSVRQITITIRTIVNGLCYLATFVFGINSVGLFLYSGQLALNSFTEDSSSSKETENIGEQQSGSLNSTAENATDTELNSGKEDQSSDSRQ, encoded by the exons ATGTTACAAACTCATCATCTGCTCTCCTTAAACTTCCCCTTCACTGTCTCTCACCATCCCCAAAAACTCAACTTTCTTCAGAAGCCCACCATTTCTCTCTCAGCCTTTCCTCGACGAAGACCCTTAATCGAGCCGTATTGTCTCGCACAGGCTCAAGAACCCACCACCAACATAACCGCACCCACAACATCTGAAGAGGGTCCTGTTGAGCTGCCGCAATCTATATTTGCAACCACAGATGAACCTTCTTCTCTCCAAGTCGCCACAAGTGTTCTTCTCACTGGCGCCATCTCTGTCTTCCTCTTTCGCGCTCTCCGACGCCGAGCCAAGCGTGCTAAAGAACTG AAATTTAGGTCTTCGGGGGCAAAGAAATCGTTGAAAGATGAGGCGTTGGATAACTTGAAAGCATTGGGGTCATCTTCAATTGATGCTAAAGGTCCTCCTTCACCTGTCCAGGCATTGTTGGGTGGATTAACGGCTGGTGTGATTGCCATCATTCTTTATAAGTTCACCACTACTATTGAGGCTGCTCTCAACCGCCAGACTATTTCTGATAATTTTTCA GTGCgtcaaataacaataacaataag GACtattgtaaatgggttgtgtTACCTTGCAACATTTGTTTTTGGCATCAACTCAGTTGGTTTGTTTCTATATTCTGGCCAGCTTGCCCTGAATTCTTTCACAGAAGATTCTAGTAGTAGTAAAGAAACAGAGAATATAGGTGAACAGCAATCAGGCTCACTGAATTCAACAGCTGAGAATGCCACAGATACTGAATTGAATAGCGGCAAGGAGGATCAAAGCTCAGATAGCAGACAGTAA